A window of Cryptomeria japonica chromosome 3, Sugi_1.0, whole genome shotgun sequence contains these coding sequences:
- the LOC131062675 gene encoding uncharacterized protein LOC131062675 has product MKWGIDFIGTINPPSSVGHRWVITATDYFTRWTEAVALKESNESASLNFYDDLVTRFGVPESIISDNALVFVGLRVSDSAVKNGIYLNTSSNYYLQGNGLAESTNENLIRIIKRTLQDNQRDWHNKLKSSLWVDKITHKTSIGISPYKMVYGKEARLPISTELPLLDLANALGSFEANDPMEVRYFELLELK; this is encoded by the coding sequence ATGAAATGGGGAATTGATTTTATTGGCAccataaatccaccttcaagtgttggGCATAGGTGGGTTATTACTGCTACTGACTATTTTACAAGATGGACTGAAGCAGTGGCTCTGAAAGAATCCAATGAATCAGCTAGTTTGAATTTCTATGATGATTTAGTAACTAGATTTGGGGTTCCTGAATCTATCATATCTGATAATGCTTTGGTTTTTGTTGGTTTAAGGGTGAGTGACTCGGCAGTTAAAAATGGCATCTATTTGAACACATCCTCTAATTATTACCTACAGGGTAATGGTTTGGCGGAATCAACtaatgagaacctaataaggatTATCAAGAGGACTCTGCAGGATAATCAGAGGGATTGGCACAATAAGTTGAAATCTTCTTTGTGGGTAGATAAAATTACTCATAAAACATCCATTGGTATCTCACCCTATAAGATGGTATATGGTAAAGAGGCAAGGCTTCCGATTTCTACTGAGCTTCCTTTACTTGATCTTGCGAATGCTCTAGGCAGTTTTGAAGCAAATGATCCTATGGAGGTGAGGTATTTTGAGTTATTAGAGTTGAAGTAA